A single genomic interval of Spirosoma taeanense harbors:
- a CDS encoding TldD/PmbA family protein has protein sequence MKRRDFVKLSGFGMGATLLPAGLLAGDPVAGRRISAEELLNPGPDVAFKKQMADVALNAAKSKGATYTDVRIGRYLRQYLFTRENKVQNIVNSESYGIGIRVIANGTWGFASTNEMTPESIAYTAGMAVEMAKANAEIQREPVVLAPQKGVGEKSWKTPIQKNAFEIPVKEKIDLLMEVNGAALKKGASFVTSNLFFVNEQKYFASTDGSYIDQDVHRMWPTFTVTAVNKQTGRFKTRDALSAPIGMGYEYLSDNPAEKMIIPNGPTVYRYAYNMIEDATAAALQAREKLTAKSVPAGKYDMILDPSNLGLTIHESVGHPLELDRVLGYEANLAGTSFATMEKLQSKNFQYGSNIVNLVADKTQPNTMGLVGYDDEGVPCKQWPLVKDGILVNFQATRDQVHLLGETESQGCSFAESWDSVQFQRMPNVSLQPGRDKYSIHDMIRDTEKGIYILGRGSSSIDQQRYNFQFSGQLFYEIRNGAIVGMLDDVAYQSNTQEFWNSCARICDKDDYRLFGTFFDGKGQPGQVSAVSHGCPTTRFNGVNVINTGRKI, from the coding sequence ATGAAAAGGCGTGACTTTGTAAAATTATCCGGTTTCGGTATGGGTGCTACGTTACTGCCCGCCGGATTACTGGCCGGTGATCCAGTTGCCGGTCGCCGGATTTCGGCGGAGGAGTTGCTCAACCCTGGCCCTGACGTAGCCTTTAAGAAACAGATGGCCGACGTAGCTCTGAATGCGGCCAAGAGCAAAGGCGCTACGTATACGGATGTCCGGATTGGTCGGTATCTGCGGCAGTATCTGTTTACGCGTGAGAATAAGGTACAGAATATCGTCAACTCCGAGTCGTACGGGATCGGCATCCGGGTTATTGCCAATGGCACCTGGGGGTTTGCATCAACGAATGAGATGACGCCGGAAAGCATTGCCTATACCGCCGGGATGGCAGTAGAGATGGCAAAGGCCAATGCCGAAATACAGCGGGAGCCGGTCGTGCTGGCCCCGCAGAAAGGCGTTGGTGAGAAAAGCTGGAAAACGCCCATCCAAAAAAATGCTTTCGAGATTCCGGTCAAGGAAAAGATCGATCTGCTCATGGAGGTGAACGGTGCCGCTCTCAAAAAAGGCGCTTCGTTTGTTACCTCGAACCTTTTCTTTGTTAACGAGCAGAAATACTTTGCGTCGACCGATGGCTCCTATATCGACCAGGACGTGCATCGGATGTGGCCTACGTTTACGGTTACGGCCGTCAACAAGCAAACCGGCCGGTTTAAAACCCGTGACGCCCTGAGCGCTCCCATTGGGATGGGCTACGAGTATTTGTCGGACAATCCGGCCGAAAAGATGATCATTCCCAACGGTCCAACGGTCTACCGCTATGCCTACAATATGATCGAGGATGCCACCGCAGCGGCCCTGCAGGCCAGGGAAAAGCTAACGGCCAAGTCGGTGCCGGCGGGGAAGTACGATATGATTCTGGACCCGTCGAACCTGGGCCTGACCATCCACGAATCGGTTGGGCACCCGCTCGAACTTGATCGCGTGCTGGGCTACGAGGCCAACCTGGCCGGCACGAGCTTTGCAACGATGGAAAAGCTGCAATCCAAGAACTTTCAGTACGGCAGCAACATCGTTAATCTGGTAGCCGACAAGACTCAGCCAAACACAATGGGGCTGGTGGGCTACGACGACGAGGGTGTTCCCTGCAAACAGTGGCCACTGGTGAAAGACGGGATTCTGGTCAACTTTCAGGCCACGCGTGATCAGGTGCATCTGCTGGGGGAAACAGAATCGCAGGGGTGCAGTTTTGCCGAAAGCTGGGATAGTGTCCAGTTCCAGCGGATGCCCAACGTATCGCTGCAGCCCGGTCGGGATAAATACAGCATTCATGACATGATCAGGGATACCGAGAAAGGAATTTACATCCTGGGTCGGGGGTCTTCGTCCATCGATCAGCAACGGTATAACTTCCAGTTCAGCGGGCAGCTTTTCTATGAAATCAGGAACGGAGCCATCGTGGGCATGCTCGACGACGTTGCCTATCAGTCGAACACGCAGGAATTCTGGAACTCATGCGCCCGGATTTGCGATAAGGACGACTATCGGCTTTTCGGCACTTTCTTCGATGGAAAAGGACAGCCCGGTCAGGTAAGCGCTGTCTCGCACGGTTGCCCGACCACGCGTTTCAATGGCGTGAACGTAATCAATACCGGACGGAAGATTTAA
- a CDS encoding TldD/PmbA family protein, which translates to MAILSEQDARKIIDKVLSYSRADEMKVELTGGRSGNIRFARNSVSTAGASNNLSLSITSVLGKKTGTSDINEFDDASLEKAVRRAEEMARLAPENPEYVPMPGPQTYAKPQAFVETTANMKAPDRARLAGASIRSIMTSQLSGAGFLEDSATFNAIGNSRGLFGYHQSTDVNFSLTIRTPDGTGSGYAAGDFNDVSKLDTGALTDIAIQKAKASQKAVALEPGKYTVILEPLAAGELIQFMIRAMDARTADEGRSFLGKKGGGTRLGEKLLDERVTIYSDPANAQIPGSPFSPEGYAHQKVVWFDKGVVKNMSYSPYWAQQKGAKPLPQPSGFVMEGGTQSLAELIKGTEKGILVTRFWYTRWLDPQTLLYTGLTRDGTFYIDNGQIKHPVKNFRFNESPVIMLNNLEALGRPVRTRGNLVPPMRIRDFTFSSLSDAV; encoded by the coding sequence ATGGCCATTTTATCAGAACAGGACGCCCGGAAAATTATAGATAAGGTTTTAAGTTACTCCAGAGCCGACGAAATGAAGGTGGAATTGACCGGAGGGCGATCGGGCAATATTCGCTTTGCCCGTAACTCGGTCTCTACCGCCGGGGCATCCAACAACCTGTCGTTATCCATAACGTCGGTGCTGGGTAAAAAAACCGGCACGTCCGATATCAACGAATTTGACGATGCTTCGCTGGAAAAGGCCGTCCGTCGGGCCGAGGAAATGGCCCGCCTGGCTCCTGAAAATCCAGAGTATGTGCCCATGCCTGGCCCCCAGACCTACGCAAAACCCCAGGCGTTTGTGGAGACAACGGCCAATATGAAAGCGCCGGATCGGGCCCGGCTGGCTGGTGCCAGCATCAGGTCGATCATGACCAGTCAGTTGAGCGGAGCCGGTTTCCTGGAAGATTCGGCCACGTTCAATGCAATTGGTAATAGCAGAGGACTGTTCGGCTATCATCAGAGCACCGACGTAAACTTTTCCCTGACGATTCGTACCCCCGACGGGACCGGTTCGGGTTATGCCGCCGGTGATTTTAATGATGTCAGTAAACTGGATACGGGGGCACTGACGGATATAGCTATCCAGAAAGCGAAAGCTTCTCAAAAAGCTGTTGCGCTGGAGCCGGGGAAGTATACGGTTATTCTTGAGCCGCTGGCTGCCGGTGAGCTGATCCAGTTCATGATCCGGGCGATGGATGCCCGTACTGCCGACGAAGGCCGGAGTTTTCTGGGTAAAAAAGGCGGTGGCACCCGGCTTGGCGAAAAGCTCCTCGACGAACGCGTTACAATCTACTCTGATCCCGCAAACGCCCAGATTCCCGGCTCTCCGTTTTCTCCGGAAGGCTACGCTCACCAGAAAGTAGTATGGTTCGACAAGGGGGTGGTTAAAAACATGTCGTACTCACCTTACTGGGCGCAGCAGAAGGGAGCGAAGCCGCTTCCTCAGCCCTCGGGCTTTGTCATGGAAGGTGGAACGCAGTCCCTGGCTGAACTGATCAAAGGCACCGAAAAAGGGATCCTGGTCACCCGGTTCTGGTATACCCGCTGGTTAGACCCCCAAACGCTGCTTTATACGGGTCTGACCCGCGATGGAACGTTTTACATCGACAACGGGCAGATCAAGCATCCCGTGAAGAACTTCCGGTTCAACGAAAGTCCGGTTATTATGCTCAACAACCTCGAAGCCCTCGGCAGGCCCGTACGTACGCGCGGCAATCTGGTTCCTCCCATGCGAATCCGCGACTTTACGTTCAGCAGCCTTTCGGATGCGGTCTAA
- a CDS encoding alpha/beta hydrolase family protein, with the protein MKKIIGLALTVLTGTLLCGQTNAQNPEAAQVTALQRQLSAMQHQFDALDKAIDDLTWTQRLGDAVLVDKVIITGPPPAVIKNPTGQGAKNPVRFSAYVFIPSRVDPSKKYPLLVLPHGGVHSNFNTAYAHIIKELTAQEYVVIAPDYRGSTGYGQGFYQLIDYGGLEVEDTKSCRDYMLENYDFIDKKRVGILGWSHGGMITLLNLFNHPADYAVGYAGVPVSDLIARMGYKSQSYRDAYSADFHLGKSADQNVEEYRKRSPVWNVQKLQTPLLVHTNTNDEDVNVLEVEHLIHALKAEGKKFDYEIYKEAPGGHTFNRIDSYGAKESRMKIYSFLAQYLKPNRQFKNVKELIEVSYFPKPAK; encoded by the coding sequence ATGAAAAAAATTATTGGACTGGCTCTGACAGTTTTAACGGGAACGCTGCTTTGCGGCCAGACGAACGCGCAAAATCCAGAAGCGGCTCAGGTCACTGCGCTTCAACGGCAGCTATCGGCTATGCAGCACCAGTTTGATGCGCTGGATAAGGCCATTGATGACCTGACCTGGACCCAGCGGCTGGGCGACGCCGTACTGGTGGACAAGGTCATTATTACCGGGCCACCACCGGCTGTTATTAAAAACCCAACCGGGCAGGGCGCCAAAAACCCCGTTCGTTTCTCGGCTTACGTATTTATTCCGTCCAGGGTTGACCCATCTAAAAAATACCCGCTGCTGGTGCTGCCGCACGGTGGCGTACATAGCAACTTCAACACGGCCTACGCGCACATCATTAAAGAGCTTACGGCGCAGGAATACGTAGTCATCGCGCCGGATTATCGGGGAAGCACCGGCTACGGGCAGGGTTTTTATCAGTTGATTGACTACGGCGGACTCGAAGTAGAAGACACCAAGAGCTGCCGGGACTATATGCTCGAAAACTACGATTTCATCGATAAGAAACGGGTTGGTATTTTAGGCTGGAGTCATGGTGGTATGATTACGCTGCTCAACCTGTTCAACCACCCAGCCGATTATGCCGTAGGCTATGCCGGTGTGCCGGTCAGCGATCTGATCGCCCGGATGGGCTACAAAAGTCAGAGCTACCGCGATGCTTATTCAGCCGACTTTCACCTGGGTAAATCGGCGGATCAGAATGTTGAAGAGTACCGGAAACGCTCCCCGGTCTGGAACGTGCAGAAACTGCAGACGCCACTGCTCGTTCATACCAACACGAACGATGAGGATGTGAACGTACTGGAGGTTGAACACCTGATCCATGCCTTGAAAGCCGAGGGTAAAAAGTTCGACTATGAGATCTATAAGGAAGCGCCCGGCGGCCATACCTTTAACCGGATTGACTCCTATGGAGCTAAAGAAAGCCGGATGAAAATCTATAGTTTTCTGGCCCAGTATCTCAAGCCTAACCGGCAGTTCAAAAATGTGAAGGAGCTGATTGAAGTAAGCTATTTCCCGAAGCCGGCAAAGTAA
- a CDS encoding serine hydrolase domain-containing protein, with product MNTFILPLFIPKYTYRISVLIIWGVLLTLPSVAQTRLTSRSGESFVDDSYVRAYLEQVANESGAPGVSAAVSVRGKTVFSGGVGFADLDNKVPQNGKTVHNIGSVSKAFSVIAIMQLEEKGLVNLNDEIQKYLPYMPKKQKPITINHILTHTSGIRHYAKQDNDNYGFKRLRHYDNFEEATTIFRDDPLLFEPGAYYAYSSYSSNLMHGIIEKVSGMPFEDYMKKNVWQPAGMLSTCFDVPARIISNRGKGYVKDSNGTLINAPYEDVSYKYAGGGILSTPEDMLKLALALNRGFLLKQATLEKLYKPQFDKNKKDLHANPAQLKDPLWQGLIWWSGKDRQGHTWYGHSGTVKGTRSFLINFPAEQVIVAIQANIGSIKIDEYALELAQLFLAEEPLPNRP from the coding sequence ATGAACACCTTTATTCTGCCTCTGTTTATCCCGAAATATACATACCGCATTTCGGTGCTGATCATCTGGGGCGTACTCCTGACGCTTCCCTCGGTTGCTCAGACCCGTTTAACCAGCCGGTCCGGTGAGTCATTCGTTGATGATAGTTACGTTCGTGCTTATCTGGAGCAGGTGGCTAATGAAAGTGGAGCCCCGGGGGTTTCGGCCGCTGTATCGGTGAGAGGGAAAACGGTTTTTTCGGGTGGAGTCGGGTTTGCGGATCTGGATAATAAAGTGCCGCAGAACGGAAAAACGGTTCATAACATCGGTTCGGTTTCCAAAGCCTTTTCCGTGATCGCAATCATGCAGCTGGAAGAGAAAGGGTTGGTTAATCTGAATGATGAAATCCAGAAGTACCTTCCTTACATGCCAAAGAAGCAAAAACCCATAACAATTAATCATATCCTTACGCATACGTCCGGCATCCGGCATTATGCGAAACAGGACAATGACAACTATGGGTTTAAACGGCTACGGCATTACGACAATTTTGAAGAAGCGACCACGATCTTCCGCGATGATCCGCTGCTATTTGAGCCCGGAGCCTATTACGCCTATTCTTCGTATTCGAGTAATCTGATGCATGGCATTATAGAAAAGGTGTCGGGTATGCCGTTTGAAGACTATATGAAGAAAAACGTCTGGCAGCCAGCCGGTATGCTCAGCACCTGCTTTGATGTTCCCGCCCGGATCATCAGTAACCGGGGCAAGGGCTACGTAAAAGACAGCAACGGCACGTTGATCAATGCTCCCTACGAAGATGTCAGTTACAAGTATGCCGGGGGCGGTATACTCTCCACGCCGGAAGACATGTTAAAACTGGCTCTGGCCCTCAACAGAGGCTTTTTGTTAAAACAGGCAACACTGGAAAAGCTATACAAACCCCAGTTTGATAAGAATAAAAAAGATCTTCATGCCAATCCGGCCCAACTGAAAGACCCTTTGTGGCAGGGACTAATCTGGTGGAGTGGCAAGGATCGCCAGGGGCACACCTGGTACGGACACAGTGGAACGGTGAAAGGCACCCGATCGTTCCTGATTAACTTTCCGGCCGAGCAGGTCATTGTTGCAATTCAGGCGAACATAGGCAGCATAAAAATTGATGAATATGCGCTTGAACTCGCGCAGCTGTTTCTGGCAGAGGAGCCGCTGCCCAACAGACCCTGA
- a CDS encoding RNA polymerase sigma factor, translating to MTFSNESLLLNLISIGDEKAFGKLYDFYRPSIYRFICKFIKSTDLSNDICQEVFMKIWEDRWAIREINSFRSYVFTVTKNHTFNVLKRVAVEDRLKGEVLSSYSRSRNDTEETLLAKEYQQFLQKVLDTLPPQSRAVFKLCRQQEKSYEEAAQILGVSSSAIKKHMVKSMKVIKVAVEKDMDIAFSVFMPLLLQSADSLPVG from the coding sequence ATGACTTTTTCTAACGAAAGCCTTCTACTTAACCTAATTTCTATTGGGGATGAAAAAGCGTTTGGTAAACTGTATGACTTTTATCGGCCAAGCATTTACCGGTTCATCTGTAAGTTCATTAAATCGACCGACCTCTCGAACGATATCTGTCAGGAGGTATTCATGAAAATATGGGAAGACCGATGGGCCATTCGGGAAATCAACTCCTTCCGGTCCTACGTTTTTACCGTGACCAAAAATCACACGTTTAACGTTCTTAAGCGAGTTGCCGTTGAAGATCGCCTGAAGGGAGAAGTCCTAAGCAGCTACAGCCGGTCCAGAAACGATACGGAAGAAACCCTGCTCGCCAAAGAGTATCAGCAATTTCTCCAGAAAGTTCTCGATACGCTGCCGCCACAAAGCCGTGCCGTTTTCAAACTATGCAGGCAGCAGGAAAAGAGCTATGAAGAAGCCGCGCAGATTCTGGGCGTTTCCAGTAGTGCGATTAAGAAGCACATGGTTAAATCCATGAAGGTAATTAAGGTAGCCGTAGAAAAAGATATGGATATTGCCTTCAGCGTATTCATGCCGCTCTTACTCCAGTCGGCCGATTCGCTGCCGGTGGGCTAG
- a CDS encoding sodium:solute symporter, whose protein sequence is MNTTVALLILVAYFGMLIAVSFYTARGADTTTFFTANRQSPWWLVAFGMIGTSLSGVTFISVPGAVGKIGFSYFQVVLGYIVGYFVIGSVLMPLYYRLNLISIYGYLEKRFGFWSYKTGAGFFLLSRTVGSAVRLYVAVSVLQLALFEALGVPFEVSVLITIGLIWIYTFKGGVKTIIVTDTLQTLFLVTAVVLTIVLISRELGLSFGGLVQSVKNSSMSQIFFWDANDPKNFFKQFISGAFIAIVMTGLDQDLMQKNLTCKNIGEAQKNMFWFTCTLVVVNFLFLSLGVLLYQYASKAGISIPERTDDLYPLLALNHLGLVVGITFLLGITAATYASADSALTALTTSFCVDFMNVECRPEAERSRIKHFVHIGFSLLFFVVIIVFRQLNSKEVITAVFDIAGYTYGPLLGLYAFGIFSKRPVMDRFVPFICLASPVLTYIVNQNSAAWFGGYQFGFERLLLNGLITFVGLWAVSRPVKQEEAVAV, encoded by the coding sequence ATGAATACCACCGTTGCCTTATTGATTTTGGTTGCCTATTTCGGAATGCTGATTGCCGTTTCGTTCTATACCGCCCGGGGTGCCGACACCACTACTTTTTTTACGGCCAACCGGCAGTCGCCCTGGTGGCTGGTTGCGTTCGGGATGATCGGTACGTCGCTGTCGGGGGTTACGTTCATCTCCGTACCGGGCGCAGTCGGTAAGATTGGCTTTTCGTATTTTCAGGTGGTGCTGGGCTATATCGTCGGCTATTTCGTGATCGGTTCGGTGCTGATGCCGCTTTACTACCGGCTGAATTTGATTTCCATTTATGGCTACCTCGAAAAACGGTTCGGGTTCTGGTCATACAAGACAGGCGCGGGGTTCTTTCTGCTCTCCCGCACGGTCGGCTCGGCAGTACGGCTTTACGTAGCCGTCAGTGTCTTACAGCTCGCCCTGTTTGAAGCGCTCGGCGTTCCGTTTGAAGTATCCGTGCTGATCACCATTGGTCTAATCTGGATTTATACGTTCAAGGGGGGCGTCAAAACGATCATCGTCACCGATACGCTACAGACCCTGTTTCTGGTTACGGCGGTCGTGCTGACGATTGTGCTCATTTCGCGGGAGCTTGGTCTGTCGTTCGGCGGGCTGGTGCAGTCCGTGAAAAACAGCTCGATGTCGCAGATATTCTTCTGGGATGCCAACGACCCCAAGAACTTCTTCAAACAGTTTATTTCGGGCGCGTTCATCGCGATTGTGATGACGGGGCTGGATCAGGACCTGATGCAGAAAAACCTGACCTGCAAAAACATTGGCGAAGCCCAGAAGAATATGTTCTGGTTTACCTGTACGCTCGTGGTAGTTAATTTTTTATTCCTGAGCCTGGGCGTGCTGCTGTATCAATACGCTTCGAAAGCGGGCATTTCGATCCCTGAACGTACTGACGATCTGTATCCACTGCTGGCCCTGAATCACCTGGGACTGGTGGTGGGCATAACGTTCCTGCTGGGGATTACGGCGGCTACCTACGCCAGCGCGGATTCGGCGCTGACAGCCCTGACAACCTCGTTCTGCGTCGATTTTATGAACGTTGAGTGTAGACCGGAAGCCGAGCGGTCCCGCATCAAGCACTTCGTTCACATCGGTTTTTCGCTCCTGTTTTTCGTTGTCATCATTGTTTTCCGGCAGCTTAACAGTAAAGAGGTCATTACGGCCGTATTCGACATTGCGGGCTATACCTACGGACCGTTGCTGGGCTTGTATGCCTTCGGTATCTTTAGCAAACGCCCGGTTATGGACCGGTTTGTGCCGTTCATTTGTCTGGCCTCGCCGGTACTGACGTATATCGTCAACCAGAACTCAGCGGCCTGGTTCGGTGGCTATCAGTTCGGTTTTGAGCGACTCCTGCTCAATGGCCTGATTACGTTTGTAGGCCTGTGGGCCGTATCGCGCCCTGTAAAGCAGGAAGAAGCAGTAGCCGTATAG
- a CDS encoding ATP-dependent Clp protease adaptor ClpS yields the protein MQPFEEVGVDVLDEVVETAVHNLVVFNDEVNTFDHVIETLIDVCDHTPEQAEQCTLLIHYKGKCTVKNGSWEELVPMRNEICRRGISAEVLN from the coding sequence ATGCAACCTTTTGAAGAAGTAGGCGTAGACGTACTCGACGAAGTTGTTGAAACCGCTGTTCATAACCTGGTGGTCTTCAACGACGAGGTCAACACATTCGATCACGTAATCGAGACGCTGATTGACGTGTGCGATCACACGCCCGAGCAGGCCGAGCAGTGCACGCTGCTGATTCACTACAAAGGAAAGTGCACCGTGAAGAATGGTTCGTGGGAAGAGCTGGTTCCGATGCGGAACGAGATCTGTCGGCGCGGCATCAGCGCAGAAGTGCTTAACTAA
- the recR gene encoding recombination mediator RecR, with the protein MEYPSKLIEDAVNEVSKLPGIGKKTALRLVLHLLKRDEEQTETLAQSLTAMRTRVKYCQKCHNLSDNDLCSICASNRRDESIICVVEDTRDVLAIENTAQYKGLYHVLGGIISPAEGVGPSDLQIDSLIDRLRSAEGEQIREIILAISPTMQGDTTAFYLQKKLRPFNLKISTIARGVPIGGDLEYADEVTLGRSILSRIAYD; encoded by the coding sequence ATGGAGTATCCATCCAAACTCATAGAAGACGCCGTCAATGAGGTGTCGAAGCTGCCGGGGATCGGAAAGAAAACTGCGCTTCGGCTGGTGCTGCACCTGCTCAAACGTGACGAAGAACAAACCGAAACGCTGGCCCAGAGTCTGACAGCCATGCGCACTCGGGTAAAATACTGCCAGAAGTGCCACAACCTGTCGGACAACGACCTGTGCAGCATCTGCGCCAGCAACCGGCGCGACGAATCCATCATCTGCGTTGTCGAAGACACCCGCGACGTGCTGGCCATTGAGAACACGGCGCAGTACAAAGGATTATATCATGTGCTGGGCGGCATCATCTCGCCGGCCGAGGGCGTTGGCCCCAGCGACCTGCAGATCGACTCGCTTATCGACCGGCTGCGGAGTGCCGAAGGAGAGCAGATCCGGGAGATTATCCTGGCTATCAGCCCCACCATGCAGGGCGATACCACGGCCTTCTATCTGCAGAAGAAGCTCCGGCCGTTTAACCTGAAAATCTCGACCATTGCGCGGGGCGTGCCCATTGGTGGCGACCTCGAATACGCCGACGAAGTTACGCTTGGCCGGAGCATTCTGAGCCGGATTGCCTACGATTAA
- a CDS encoding superoxide dismutase, whose amino-acid sequence MNRSEFLKLAFGASAGLVAFQSFGFAPAQAEGPFKLPPLPYDAGALEPHIDKTTMEIHHGKHHKAYVDNLNKAVAGTDMAKMDIDALVKSINSSTPAAIRNNGGGHWNHTFFWNILGPSGGGAPKGALADAINRKYTSFDNFKTEWGKAAGGRFGSGWVWLIKNGNDVEITSTPNQDNPLMGLAEKKGTPIMGLDVWEHAYYLKYQNRRPEYVTAAWNVFDWNKIGKNFGS is encoded by the coding sequence ATGAATCGCTCCGAGTTTTTAAAACTGGCCTTCGGCGCTTCGGCTGGTCTGGTCGCTTTCCAATCCTTTGGATTTGCGCCTGCGCAGGCCGAAGGACCGTTTAAACTGCCTCCACTGCCGTATGATGCCGGTGCGCTCGAACCGCACATCGACAAAACGACAATGGAAATCCACCACGGCAAGCACCACAAAGCTTACGTGGATAACCTCAACAAAGCCGTTGCGGGAACCGATATGGCCAAAATGGACATCGATGCGCTGGTTAAGAGCATAAACAGCAGTACGCCGGCGGCCATTCGGAATAATGGCGGTGGACACTGGAACCACACGTTCTTCTGGAACATTCTTGGCCCCAGCGGGGGTGGCGCGCCGAAGGGAGCGCTGGCCGATGCCATCAATCGGAAATACACCTCGTTCGACAACTTCAAAACTGAATGGGGCAAGGCAGCCGGTGGTCGGTTCGGGTCAGGCTGGGTCTGGCTCATCAAGAATGGTAACGACGTCGAGATTACGTCGACACCCAACCAGGACAACCCACTGATGGGCCTGGCCGAGAAAAAAGGAACGCCCATCATGGGTCTCGACGTGTGGGAGCATGCCTACTACCTGAAATACCAGAACCGTCGTCCCGAATACGTTACGGCAGCCTGGAATGTATTCGACTGGAATAAGATCGGAAAGAACTTCGGCAGCTAA
- a CDS encoding isopenicillin N synthase family dioxygenase, which yields MLSQELYDEIPSLDLADFTSGDAERKARFVQDLGRAFNQIGFVAIRNHGLTNDLTRQLYDSAKAFFSAPEEVKKKYEHPELNGQRGYIGKGKETAKGFKVADLKEFYHIGQPEPVGEMPANVLPEEYPEFGEATLTAYRTLENAGKQLLRAIALYLELPETYFDDKVSNGDSILRALHYFPLDPDATPEGAVRAAPHGDINLITLLMGASADGLEVLRRDGKWIGITALPDQVVVNVGDMLDRLTNHKLKSTIHQVVNPPREKMNQSRYSIPFFMHPRADMDLTCLESCIDAEHPKLYVNMTAGEFLNERLMELGLKKA from the coding sequence ATGTTATCACAGGAATTATACGATGAGATTCCATCGTTAGATTTGGCCGATTTTACGTCGGGCGATGCCGAACGGAAAGCCCGGTTCGTGCAGGACCTGGGTCGGGCATTCAATCAGATTGGGTTCGTGGCCATCCGCAATCATGGCTTGACCAACGACCTGACCAGGCAGTTGTATGATTCGGCAAAGGCGTTCTTCTCGGCCCCCGAAGAAGTAAAGAAAAAATACGAGCACCCCGAATTGAACGGTCAGCGCGGCTACATTGGCAAGGGTAAAGAAACCGCCAAAGGCTTCAAGGTGGCCGATCTGAAAGAGTTTTATCACATTGGTCAGCCGGAGCCCGTTGGCGAAATGCCTGCCAATGTGCTGCCCGAAGAATACCCGGAATTTGGCGAGGCAACCCTGACGGCTTACCGCACGCTGGAGAACGCCGGTAAGCAACTCCTGCGGGCGATTGCGCTGTATCTGGAACTGCCCGAAACTTACTTCGACGACAAAGTGAGCAACGGCGACAGCATTCTGCGGGCCCTGCATTACTTCCCGCTCGATCCCGATGCGACCCCCGAAGGCGCTGTGCGCGCTGCGCCCCATGGCGACATCAATCTCATTACGTTGCTGATGGGCGCTTCGGCCGATGGGCTGGAAGTACTCCGGCGCGACGGTAAATGGATTGGCATTACGGCCCTGCCCGATCAGGTGGTCGTGAACGTTGGCGACATGCTCGACCGGCTGACAAACCACAAACTGAAGTCAACCATCCACCAGGTTGTGAACCCGCCCCGCGAGAAGATGAACCAGTCGCGCTATTCGATTCCGTTCTTCATGCACCCCCGCGCCGATATGGACCTGACCTGTCTGGAAAGCTGCATTGACGCCGAGCATCCGAAATTATACGTCAATATGACCGCCGGTGAGTTCCTGAACGAACGGTTGATGGAACTGGGCTTGAAAAAAGCCTGA